Proteins from a single region of Gammaproteobacteria bacterium:
- the prsK gene encoding PEP-CTERM system histidine kinase PrsK, with translation MMAGAGYYLREFGSSWGKLTQIVFISLAVVLLAVVMFSTKLRAQIRVFLGKHFYRNKYDYRHEWLRLTRELTERVQGEKRFESAVQVLAQIVDARAGALWLRDNQSHYRIVGTWQARLIEEVVSGDTALVRFLQEKGYVINLTELTSHADEYEGLQLPEWLADIPRAWLIVPLFTLDSLMGFIILANPLVNRSINWEDRDLLNTAARQVSSYLAVLQTSDALAEAKQFEVFNRLSAYMVHDLKNIAAELELVARNAVKHKNNLAFLEDAFNTVNNASGDIKRLLDQLRNKRGQTERKVIVELGSLIQEVVAKKQGRFPQPRFDMGGETYFVVAEKVRLANVLAHLIENAQEATREDGAIDVSLKGKDEMHVIEIWDNGQGMDADFVRNRLFKPFDTTKGNAGMGIGMYESREFIRGLGGEIYVTSEPGRGTAVTLHIPASLEPAVPVPITT, from the coding sequence GTGATGGCGGGGGCCGGATATTACCTGAGAGAGTTCGGTAGCAGTTGGGGGAAACTGACGCAGATTGTATTTATCTCGCTAGCGGTAGTGTTGCTCGCCGTGGTTATGTTTTCCACCAAGTTGCGTGCACAAATCAGGGTGTTTCTGGGCAAGCACTTCTACAGGAATAAGTATGACTATCGCCACGAATGGCTCAGGCTGACGAGGGAACTAACCGAGAGAGTGCAGGGAGAAAAGCGCTTCGAGAGCGCAGTTCAGGTGCTGGCGCAAATCGTCGATGCCCGGGCAGGTGCGCTTTGGCTTCGCGATAACCAGAGTCATTATCGAATTGTCGGTACCTGGCAAGCCAGGCTGATCGAGGAAGTCGTGTCTGGAGACACGGCACTTGTCCGATTTCTCCAAGAAAAGGGCTACGTCATCAACCTGACGGAGCTCACATCGCATGCCGATGAATATGAGGGATTGCAATTACCGGAATGGCTCGCGGATATACCGCGCGCCTGGCTGATAGTGCCGCTATTCACACTCGATTCACTGATGGGTTTCATCATTCTGGCTAACCCGCTGGTTAATAGATCGATCAACTGGGAGGATCGAGATCTCCTGAACACGGCAGCCAGGCAGGTATCAAGTTATCTCGCGGTGCTGCAGACATCCGATGCGCTCGCCGAGGCAAAGCAGTTCGAGGTGTTTAACCGACTGTCTGCCTACATGGTGCACGATCTGAAAAATATTGCGGCAGAACTGGAACTGGTAGCGCGAAATGCCGTAAAACACAAAAACAACCTGGCATTTCTCGAAGATGCATTTAATACGGTAAACAATGCCTCGGGGGATATCAAAAGGCTGCTTGACCAGTTGCGCAATAAACGGGGTCAGACCGAGAGGAAAGTCATCGTTGAATTGGGCAGTCTTATCCAGGAAGTCGTCGCAAAGAAGCAGGGCCGGTTTCCACAGCCTCGCTTCGATATGGGGGGCGAGACGTATTTCGTCGTCGCGGAGAAAGTCCGTTTGGCCAATGTGCTGGCGCATCTGATCGAAAATGCGCAGGAGGCGACTCGGGAGGACGGGGCGATTGATGTCTCGCTGAAGGGCAAAGACGAAATGCATGTCATCGAAATATGGGACAATGGTCAGGGAATGGATGCAGATTTCGTACGCAACCGGCTTTTCAAGCCGTTTGATACCACGAAAGGCAACGCAGGAATGGGTATTGGTATGTATGAAAGCCGGGAATTCATCCGCGGGCTCGGTGGAGAAATCTATGTCACGAGTGAGCCCGGTCGGGGTACAGCGGTTACACTGCACATACCCGCAAGTCTGGAGCCTGCGGTACCGGTACCGATAACGACTTGA